One Salmo salar chromosome ssa01, Ssal_v3.1, whole genome shotgun sequence DNA window includes the following coding sequences:
- the LOC106572165 gene encoding one cut domain family member 2 isoform X3, translating to MKTAYNAYRCLSKDLDAYAMNPEMTMDSIGNLHGGLNHDQDLMNSHSPHHTRNAGASLRLHQDLAAASSRSAMVSSMATILDGAGEYRPELSHPLHHAMSMPCDISPPGMGMNGTYTTLTPLQPLPPISTVSDKFHHPHHHHHHHQRLSGNVSGSFTLMRDERCLPAMNNIYSPYHKDMTGMGQSLSPLASSPLGNGLGPLHNTQQNLHNYGTHGHDKMLSSNFDAHTAMLARGDQHLSRGLGGPTAGMMPHLNGMHHSGHPGHPQSHGPVLASNRDRPPSSSGQQGNNSGQLEEINTKEVAQRITAELKRYSIPQAIFAQRVLCRSQGTLSDLLRNPKPWSKLKSGRETFRRMWKWLQEPEFQRMSALRLAGKTSVQKKRTRPKQGKEQYTKEIPPGFY from the coding sequence ATGAAGACTGCCTATAACGCCTATCGATGCCTGTCCAAGGATCTGGATGCCTACGCCATGAACCCAGAGATGACAATGGACAGCATTGGCAATCTGCATGGCGGACTGAACCATGACCAGGACTTGATGAACAGCCACAGCCCCCATCACACCCGGAACGCGGGGGCTTCTTTGCGGTTACATCAGGATCTGGCTGCTGCATCGTCGCGGTCCGCCATGGTGTCCAGCATGGCAACGATTCTGGACGGAGCCGGAGAGTACCGACCAGAATTATCTCACCCGCTTCATCACGCTATGAGTATGCCGTGTGATATATCCCCACCGGGGATGGGTATGAACGGTACATACACCACGTTAACACCACTTCAACCTTTGCCCCCAATTTCAACCGTTTCGGACAAATTCCACCATccgcatcaccatcatcatcaccaccagcgTCTCTCTGGGAACGTAAGCGGGAGTTTCACGCTGATGCGTGACGAGAGATGTTTACCAGCAATGAACAACATCTACAGTCCCTATCATAAGGACATGACCGGGATGGGTCAGAGTTTATCCCCGCTGGCCAGCAGCCCTCTTGGCAATGGCTTGGGTCCTCTTCATAATACACAGCAAAACCTCCATAACTATGGCACACATGGGCACGACAAGATGCTAAGCTCCAACTTCGATGCCCACACTGCCATGCTGGCCAGGGGGGATCAACATCTCTCAAGAGGCCTCGGTGGCCCCACGGCAGGTATGATGCCGCATTTGAACGGGATGCACCACAGTGGGCACCCGGGCCACCCTCAATCCCACGGGCCTGTGTTGGCTTCCAACCGGGACAGACCGCCCTCCTCCTCGGGACAACAAGGTAACAACTCGGGGCAGCTTGAAGAGATCAACACCAAAGAAGTGGCACAAAGGATCACAGCTGAACTGAAGCGGTATAGCATCCCTCAGGCTATATTCGCTCAGAGGGTGCTGTGTCGCTCGCAAGGCACCCTTTCAGACCTCTTAAGGAACCCCAAACCTTGGAGTAAACTTAAATCTGGAAGGGAGACCTTTCGAAGGATGTGGAAGTGGCTGCAGGAACCCGAGTTTCAGAGGATGTCAGCCCTACGGCTTGCAGGTAAGACAAG